One Silene latifolia isolate original U9 population chromosome 4, ASM4854445v1, whole genome shotgun sequence DNA segment encodes these proteins:
- the LOC141653812 gene encoding deoxyribodipyrimidine photo-lyase, translating into MTTQPSPMTAVQPGRIRIIKQGINPNQKGAVVYWMFRDQRVKDNWALIHAVDQANKMDVPIAVAFNLFDGFKGAKARHLGFMLRGLKLLHSTLQHSLHIPFFLFQGEVVETIPEFLIECGASLLVTDFSPLREVRKYKEELCRIVGDSVSIHEVDAHNVVPVWEASNKLEYGARTIRTKINKLLPTYLVDFPTLLPPNRRWPSLPPTIDWDGLIEDRVKKGVEVPEIDWCEPGETAALEVLKGSKDGFLTKRLKTYALGRNNPMKPRALSGLSPYLHFGQISAQRCAFEARQVRQLSPEAVDSFLEELIVRRELADNFCYYQPHYDSLMGAWEWARKTLMDHATDKREHLYTREQLEKAQTADHLWNASQMEMVTFGKMHGFMRMYWAKKILEWTSGPEKALEIAIYLNDKYEIDGRDPSGYVGCMWSICGVHDQGWKERPVFGKIRYMNYAGCKRKFDVDGYITYVKKLVGETKKRKATTQLSRNEKDIRQLLCQPKP; encoded by the exons ATGACGACCCAACCAAGCCCAATGACGGCAGTCCAACCGGGTCGAATCCGGATCATAAAACAAGGCATAAACCCGAACCAGAAAGGCGCGGTGGTGTACTGGATGTTCAGGGATCAAAGGGTAAAGGACAACTGGGCATTAATCCACGCCGTTGATCAGGCTAATAAGATGGATGTTCCGATTGCGGTTGCGTTTAACTTGTTTGATGGGTTTAAAGGCGCAAAAGCTAGACACTTAGGTTTCATGTTGAGAGGCTTGAAACTTCTGCATTCCACTTTGCAACATTCCCTTCAtatccctttttttctttttcag GGAGAGGTGGTTGAGACAATTCCGGAATTTCTGATAGAATGTGGAGCTTCTCTTTTGGTAACCGACTTCTCACCGTTAAGGGAAGTTCGTAAATATAAAGAGGAGCTTTGTAGGATAGTTGGTGATTCAGTGTCGATACATGAAGTTGATGCACACAATGTGGTGCCTGTTTGGGAAGCATCAAACAAGCTCGAGTATGGAGCAAGGACTATTagaactaaaataaataagttacTTCCTACTTATCTGGTTGATTTCCCAACGCTGCTTCCTCCAAATAGAAGATGGCCTTCTTTGCCACCGACCATTGATTGGGACGGATTGATTGAAGATCGTGTTAA AAAGGGGGTAGAAGTGCCAGAAATTGATTGGTGTGAACCTGGTGAAACTGCCGCCCTAGAAGTCTTGAAGGGCAGTAAAGATGGGTTCTTGACAAAGAGATTAAAGACTTATGCTCTTGGGAGGAACAATCCGATGAAACCAAGAGCATTGTCTGGCCTCTCTCCATACTTGCACTTTGGCCAAATATCCGCGCAAAGATGTGCCTTTGAGGCCCGGCAAGTGCGGCAACTTTCTCCAGAG GCAGTTGATAGTTTCTTGGAGGAACTAATCGTGCGTAGAGAACTTGCTGACAACTTCTGCTATTATCAACCTCATTATGACTCACTAATGGGAGCATGGGAGTGGGCGCGCAAGACTTTGATGGATCATGCTACCGACAAAAGAGAACATTTGTACAC GAGGGAGCAGTTGGAGAAGGCACAGACTGCAGATCAT CTGTGGAATGCTTCTCAAATGGAGATGGTTACTTTTGGGAAGATGCATGGTTTTATGCG GATGTACTGGGCTAAAAAGATTCTCGAGTGGACGAGTGGACCTGAAAAAGCTCTTGAAATCGCAATTTACTTAAATGACAAG TATGAAATCGATGGGAGGGATCCAAGTGGGTACGTTGGTTGCATGTGGTCTATCTGTGGAGTTCATGATCAG GGTTGGAAGGAAAGGCCAGTTTTTGGCAAAATTCGGTACATGAATTATGCTGGGTGTAAAAGAAAATTTGATGTTGATGGGTACATTACATACGTCAAGAAGTTAGTTGGTGAAACCAAGAAAAGGAAGGCCACTACTCAATTAAGTAGGAATGAGAAGGATATTCGTCAACTGCTTTGTCAGCCGAAACCATGA